CGGACGACCGGGCGGCCTTCCTGGCGGAGTGCTTCGGCCCGGTGTCCTTCGCCGTCGCCGTCGAGAACACCGGGGCCGCCGTGGAGCTGCTGCGCCGCACCGTCCGGGAGCAGGGCGCCATGACGGCGGCCGCCTACACCGTCTCGGAGGAGGTCGAGGCCGCCCTGGTCGAGGCCGCGCTGGACGCCGGCGTCTCGCTGTCGCTCAACCTCACCGGCGGGGTCTACGCCAACCAGACCGCCGCCTTCTCCGACCTGCACGGCACCGGCGCCAACCCGGCCGCGAACTCGGCGTACTGCGACGCGGCCTTCGTCGCGAACCGCTTCCGTACGGTCGAGGTGCGCCGCCACCGCTGAGCCCGACGGTCCTCAGCCCCGGGCGCCCCGCCCGGGGCTGAAGACCCACACCCGCAGCAGCACGAAGCGCACCAGCGTCGCCAACGCGTTCGCCGCCACCAGCGTGACCAGCTCCGCACCGTGCCGGGCGTCCGGCTGGAGGAGCCCCAGCAGGGCGATCGCGCCGCTGCTCAGGCCCAGGCCGATCAGGAACGCGATCCCGCCCTCCACCTGGTGCTTGAGCGCGTCCCTGCTGCCCGTCACGCCGAAGGTGAACCGCCGGTTGAGCGCGGTGTTGGCCACCGCCGTCAGGCCGAGCGCCAGCGCGTTGGCGAGCAGCGCCGGCATCGCCTGGCGCATCATCAGGTAGAGCAGCACGTAGGCCAGCGTGGAGAGCGTGCCGACCACCGCGAAGCTCGCCAGCTGCCAGCCCAGGCCCGGCGCCAGGCGCGCCTGGCCGACCCTCGGCGGGACGGGCAGCCGGGTCGCGCCCCAGAGCGAGCGGCGGGCCACCCTCGCCATGCCCTTCAGGTCGTCCAGCACCGTACGGACGATGTCCACCCGGCTGTCCGGGTCGTCCACCCAGTCCACCGGCACCTCGTGGATCCGCAGGCCCGAGCGCTCGGCCAGCAGCAGCAACTCGGTGTCGAAGAACCAGGCGTTGTCCTCCACCTCGGCCAGCATCCGCTGCACCACGTCGGTGCGGGCCGCCTTGAAGCCGCACTGCGCGTCCGAGAACTTCGCCGCCATGGTCGCCCGCAGCAGCACGTTGTAGGTCCGGGAGATGAACTCGCGCTTGGGGCCGCGTACCACGGCCGAGCCGCGGTGCAGCCGGCTGCCGATCGCCAGGTCGCTGTGCCCCGACAGCAGCGGCGCGACCAGCGGCAGGAACGCCTCCAGACCGGTGGAGAGGTCGACGTCCATGTACGCCACCACGTCCGCGTCGCTGTCACCCCAGACCTGCCGCAGCGCCCGGCCGCGGCCCTTCAGGTCCAGGTGCACCGCCCGGACCTGGTCGATCTCCGCCGCCAGCGCCGTGGCGACGGCCCAGGTGCCGTCGATGCTGGCGTTGTCGGCCACGGTGATCCGGTAGTCGTAGGGGAAGGTCTCGTCGAGGTAGGCGTGCAGGCGGCGCACGCACTGCTCCAGCACGTGCTCCTCGTTGTAGACCGGGACGACCACCTCGACCAGCCTGGTCCTGACCCGCGAGGGCCCGACGGCGCCCCCGGCGCCCCGGCCCCCACCGGGCGGGACGT
The sequence above is drawn from the Kitasatospora sp. NBC_00315 genome and encodes:
- a CDS encoding glycosyltransferase, translating into MTQSAASETVRAPGPLSADVPPGGGRGAGGAVGPSRVRTRLVEVVVPVYNEEHVLEQCVRRLHAYLDETFPYDYRITVADNASIDGTWAVATALAAEIDQVRAVHLDLKGRGRALRQVWGDSDADVVAYMDVDLSTGLEAFLPLVAPLLSGHSDLAIGSRLHRGSAVVRGPKREFISRTYNVLLRATMAAKFSDAQCGFKAARTDVVQRMLAEVEDNAWFFDTELLLLAERSGLRIHEVPVDWVDDPDSRVDIVRTVLDDLKGMARVARRSLWGATRLPVPPRVGQARLAPGLGWQLASFAVVGTLSTLAYVLLYLMMRQAMPALLANALALGLTAVANTALNRRFTFGVTGSRDALKHQVEGGIAFLIGLGLSSGAIALLGLLQPDARHGAELVTLVAANALATLVRFVLLRVWVFSPGRGARG